A single genomic interval of Hevea brasiliensis isolate MT/VB/25A 57/8 chromosome 4, ASM3005281v1, whole genome shotgun sequence harbors:
- the LOC110663551 gene encoding UDP-N-acetylglucosamine diphosphorylase 2 isoform X2 has protein sequence MREPIETNALLPLTPSPPPPPPQALLERLKDYGQEDAFALWDELSPDERDLLVKDIEGLDLPRLDRIIRCSLRSQGLPVAAIEPVPESCVSTVEERTLEERERWWKMGLKAISDGKLAVLLLSGGQGTRLGSSDPKGCFNVGLPSGKSLFQLQAERILCVQRLAVQAASEGSGGSVSIHWYVMTSPFTDEATRKFFESHKFFGLESDQVTFFQQGTIPSVSKDGRFIMETPFRVAKSPDGNGGVYAALKYSKLLEDMATRGIKYVDCYGVDNALVRVADPTFLGYFIDKAVAAAAKVVRKAYPQEKVGVFVRRGKGGPLTVVEYSELDQSLASVVNQETGRLRFCWSNVCLHMFTLDFLNQVANALEKDSMS, from the exons atgAGAGAACCGATTGAGACTAACGCTTTATTGCCATTAACGCCTtcgcctcctcctcctcctccacaggctttgctggagaggctcaaagattATGGTCAGGAAGACGCTTTTGCTCTCTGGGATGAGCTCTCTCCTGACGAGCGAGACCTTCTTGTTAAGGACATCGAG GGTTTAGATCTTCCAAGGCTAGATCGGATAATTAGATGTTCACTTCGTTCTCAAG GGCTACCTGTAGCTGCCATAGAGCCAGTTCCTGAGAGTTGTGTGTCTACGGTGGAGGAGAGAACTTTGGAAGAAAGAGAGAGGTGGTGGAAGATGGGATTGAAGGCGATCTCTGATGGGAAGTTGGCTGTTTTGCTTTTATCCGGTGGCCAG GGCACAAGGCTGGGAAGTTCAGATCCAAAAGGATGTTTCA acGTTGGACTTCCATCAGGCAAGTCCCTTTTTCAACTTCAGGCTGAACGAATTCTGTGTGTCCAAAGACTAGCTGTTCAAGCTGCAAGTGAAG GTTCTGGTGGTTCGGTGTCCATACATTGGTACGTAATGACCAGTCCATTCACTGATGAGGCCACTCGCAAATTTTTTGAAAGTCATAAGTTCTTTGGTCTTGAATCTGATCAA GTGACCTTCTTTCAGCAGGGTACTATACCTAGTGTTTCAAAGGATGGCAGATTTATCATGGAGACTCCATTCAGA GTAGCTAAGTCTCCAGACGGAAATGGAGGAGTATATGCAG CTTTGAAATATTCAAAATTATTAGAAGATATGGCCACGAGAGGGATTAAATATGTGGATTGCTATGGAGTAGACAATGCATTG GTTCGTGTAGCTGATCCGACTTTTTTGGGATATTTCATTGATAAAGCTGTAGCTGCTGCTGCAAAAGTTGTTCGTAAG GCCTATCCTCAAGAAAAGGTTGGTGTGTTTGTGAGGCGAGGTAAAGGAGGACCTCTCACTGTTGTTGAATACAGTGAGTTGGATCAGTCACTAGCTTCTGTAGTCAATCAGGAAACTGGACGCCTTCGTTTTTGTTGGAGTAAT GTGTGTTTACACATGTTTACTTTGGATTTTCTAAATCAAGTGGCAAATGCTCTCGAGAAAGACAGCAT GAGTTGA
- the LOC110663551 gene encoding UDP-N-acetylglucosamine diphosphorylase 2 isoform X1, translating to MREPIETNALLPLTPSPPPPPPQALLERLKDYGQEDAFALWDELSPDERDLLVKDIEGLDLPRLDRIIRCSLRSQGLPVAAIEPVPESCVSTVEERTLEERERWWKMGLKAISDGKLAVLLLSGGQGTRLGSSDPKGCFNVGLPSGKSLFQLQAERILCVQRLAVQAASEGSGGSVSIHWYVMTSPFTDEATRKFFESHKFFGLESDQVTFFQQGTIPSVSKDGRFIMETPFRVAKSPDGNGGVYAALKYSKLLEDMATRGIKYVDCYGVDNALVRVADPTFLGYFIDKAVAAAAKVVRKAYPQEKVGVFVRRGKGGPLTVVEYSELDQSLASVVNQETGRLRFCWSNVCLHMFTLDFLNQVANALEKDSIYHLAEKKIPSIHGFTLGFKLEQFIFDAFPYTPSTALFEVLREEEFAPVKNANGSNFDTPDSARLLVLRLHTRWVVAAGGFLTHSVPLYATGVEVSPLCSYAGENLEAICRGRTFHAPCEISF from the exons atgAGAGAACCGATTGAGACTAACGCTTTATTGCCATTAACGCCTtcgcctcctcctcctcctccacaggctttgctggagaggctcaaagattATGGTCAGGAAGACGCTTTTGCTCTCTGGGATGAGCTCTCTCCTGACGAGCGAGACCTTCTTGTTAAGGACATCGAG GGTTTAGATCTTCCAAGGCTAGATCGGATAATTAGATGTTCACTTCGTTCTCAAG GGCTACCTGTAGCTGCCATAGAGCCAGTTCCTGAGAGTTGTGTGTCTACGGTGGAGGAGAGAACTTTGGAAGAAAGAGAGAGGTGGTGGAAGATGGGATTGAAGGCGATCTCTGATGGGAAGTTGGCTGTTTTGCTTTTATCCGGTGGCCAG GGCACAAGGCTGGGAAGTTCAGATCCAAAAGGATGTTTCA acGTTGGACTTCCATCAGGCAAGTCCCTTTTTCAACTTCAGGCTGAACGAATTCTGTGTGTCCAAAGACTAGCTGTTCAAGCTGCAAGTGAAG GTTCTGGTGGTTCGGTGTCCATACATTGGTACGTAATGACCAGTCCATTCACTGATGAGGCCACTCGCAAATTTTTTGAAAGTCATAAGTTCTTTGGTCTTGAATCTGATCAA GTGACCTTCTTTCAGCAGGGTACTATACCTAGTGTTTCAAAGGATGGCAGATTTATCATGGAGACTCCATTCAGA GTAGCTAAGTCTCCAGACGGAAATGGAGGAGTATATGCAG CTTTGAAATATTCAAAATTATTAGAAGATATGGCCACGAGAGGGATTAAATATGTGGATTGCTATGGAGTAGACAATGCATTG GTTCGTGTAGCTGATCCGACTTTTTTGGGATATTTCATTGATAAAGCTGTAGCTGCTGCTGCAAAAGTTGTTCGTAAG GCCTATCCTCAAGAAAAGGTTGGTGTGTTTGTGAGGCGAGGTAAAGGAGGACCTCTCACTGTTGTTGAATACAGTGAGTTGGATCAGTCACTAGCTTCTGTAGTCAATCAGGAAACTGGACGCCTTCGTTTTTGTTGGAGTAAT GTGTGTTTACACATGTTTACTTTGGATTTTCTAAATCAAGTGGCAAATGCTCTCGAGAAAGACAGCAT TTACCATCTCGCAGAGAAGAAAATTCCTTCAATTCATGGATTTACATTGGGATTTAAACTGGAGCAATTCATATTTGATGCATTTCCATATACTCCTTCAACTGCTCTCTTTGAG GTATTACGTGAAGAAGAGTTTGCACCAGTTAAAAATGCCAATGGGTCAAATTTTGACACTCCAGACAGTGCTCGTCTGCTTGTGCTTAGGCTCCACACTCGCTGGGTAGTTGCAGCAGGCGGCTTCTTAACGCATTCAGTGCCCTTATATGCTACTG GTGTGGAGGTATCCCCACTTTGCTCATATGCTGGAGAAAACTTAGAAGCTATATGCCGTGGAAGAACATTTCATGCACCTTGTGAGATTTCATTCTAG